One genomic window of Lytechinus variegatus isolate NC3 chromosome 1, Lvar_3.0, whole genome shotgun sequence includes the following:
- the LOC121427847 gene encoding 5-hydroxytryptamine receptor 1D-like → MITTIMARNTNDYSSESISYSYEYSYERPSSNVWLATVPLIVSIIACVTVLGNTMVIAAYIRSNRIRANVANIFILNLSVTDFIVGAFMWPINLTWLIKGYWSFGEVLCKVWLITDYTVSVVSVLTMVLISWDRYCLLTMGVKYQTYQTKRRVTLVVIGVWIVVFTWYAVLAFAWSPITGMSSVNYAYNCEMEFTYSLGGTVLVNVLEFFIPLTALLIMNVSVYVNIKRRSKGIVGPRPLTNQLTLSISRNQEQSTHSSENRNVVQSVKVLNNQNEEDRIATSSNLVADTIEGRANERTPGNNAIGNISETNERTLARHRKAAVVLAILVGAFLICWLPIQVTTIMYAVCGDSCVSTLSWEITNSLVWCISLINPFIYAATNVHFRRKFRHFLLLDRWTCNMKCCKIGRVP, encoded by the coding sequence ATGATAACTACCATCATGGCACGAAATACGAATGATTATTCATCCGAGAGCATTTCTTATTCTTATGAATACAGCTATGAAAGACCTAGCTCAAATGTTTGGTTGGCAACAGTTCCTTTGATTGTTTCTATCATAGCATGCGTGACAGTATTGGGGAATACCATGGTGATTGCTGCTTATATCAGAAGTAATCGTATCCGTGCTAATGTGGCTAATATCTTCATTTTAAACCTATCCGTAACTGATTTTATCGTAGGAGCTTTCATGTGGCCAATTAATCTTACATGGCTCATCAAAGGTTACTGGTCATTTGGTGAAGTCCTTTGCAAGGTTTGGTTGATTACCGACTACACGGTGAGTGTGGTGTCTGTTCTGACCATGGTTCTCATTAGTTGGGACCGGTACTGTCTATTGACAATGGGGGTCAAGTATCAGACATATCAGACCAAGAGAAGGGTGACACTCGTTGTAATTGGCGTCTGGATAGTTGTTTTTACGTGGTATGCTGTACTTGCATTTGCGTGGAGTCCAATCACTGGGATGTCTTCTGTAAATTATGCTTATAACTGTGAAATGGAATTTACATACAGTCTTGGTGGAACAGTTCTCGTGAATGTTCTAGAGTTCTTCATCCCGCTTACAGCCTTGCTAATAATGAATGTATCTGTATATGTCAATATCAAACGGCGATCGAAGGGTATTGTGGGACCGAGGCCCCTTACAAACCAACTGACTCTATCCATTTCTAGAAATCAGGAACAATCCACCCATTCTTCAGAGAATAGAAATGTCGTTCAATCTgtaaaagttttgaataatCAAAACGAGGAAGATCGGATTGCCACCTCATCTAATCTAGTCGCTGACACTATCGAAGGAAGGGCAAATGAACGGACACCAGGCAACAATGCAATAGGCAACATTTCGGAAACAAATGAAAGAACATTGGCAAGACATCGTAAAGCCGCTGTTGTCCTTGCCATTCTTGTAGGAGCTTTCCTGATCTGTTGGTTGCCTATCCAAGTAACCACCATCATGTATGCCGTTTGTGGTGACAGTTGTGTGTCTACGCTCAGTTGGGAGATCACAAATTCTCTCGTGTGGtgcatttcattgattaatCCGTTCATATATGCCGCCACTAATGTGCACTTTCGGcgaaaatttcgacattttctGCTTCTTGATCGTTGGACTTGTAATATGAAGTGTTGTAAAATAGGAAGGGTACCTTGA
- the LOC121432259 gene encoding uncharacterized protein LOC121432259, with amino-acid sequence MKTNEGILEVFGGPSLQDQWIPVCTESLKSYLAELTCRQLGFPGVYQFTNETNIQYKDSTCANIVCDKSNFLLQQCVWNMTQQEPVVASRLKCFNFAYRGCYPLAKNIEFYLRSNDTDVDGCIHTCSMTSSELAAITGDGCYCFNVSQSRIHTEYPDDRRCARIGYNIHGGDGSRIWAFHYNATIGFCEHPGDVDHGWWSSNYTHLGSTLKLSCETGYVINGSEFIECKPNEISTNMTKMGQDWDKTIPECQRATEPQKPTQSV; translated from the exons ATGAAGACTAATGAGGGAATCTTGGAGGTCTTTGGAGGTCCCAGTCTTCAGGACCAATGGATTCCAGTTTGCACAGAAAGCTTAAAGTCATATCTTGCAGAGCTCACCTGCAGACAGCTAGGATTCCCTGGAGTCTACCAATTtacaaatgaaacaaacattCAATACAAGGACTCTACTTGCGCCAATATCGTCTGTGATAAAT CAAACTTTTTACTTCAACAGTGTGTTTGGAATATGACACAACAAGAGCCAGTTGTAGCTAGCAGGTTAAAATGTTTCA ATTTTGCATACCGTGGGTGCTATccacttgctaagaacatcgAATTCTATCTGAGATCCAATGACACTGACGTCGATGGTTGCATACACACGTGCTCTATGACGTCCTCAGAACTAGCAGCGATCACGGGAGACGGATGCTACTGTTTCAATGTTTCTCAATCCCGGATCCACACTGAATATCCAGACGATAGAAGGTGTGCTCGAATAGGATACAACATCCATGGAGGAGATGGCAGTAGGATATGGGCCTTTCATTACAATG CTACTATCGGGTTCTGTGAACACCCTGGTGATGTCGATCATGGATGGTGGTCATCAAACTACACACATCTAGGATCTACACTCAAATTATCATGTGAAACTGGTTACGTCATCAATGGAAGTGAATTCATCGAATGCAAACCAAATGAAATCTCCACGAACATGACGAAGATGGGTCAAGATTGGGACAAGACGATTCCAGAATGTCAGAGGGCAACAGAACCCCAAAAACCAACACAAAGTGTGTGA
- the LOC121406583 gene encoding uncharacterized protein LOC121406583, whose protein sequence is MSTSKKHLHVNSSQVSLNPPEPDRQDEQQSRVKGGDTSVAMLSLVECATVNKGNHDTRDSSTDLIKCGSWTDDFYTDIPTKLTQIPSCVKSQTMKNRPLPDRPKDGLIKPPIPPRKAHTLTRTDQLRNSDTYHKPCTPNDIHSSPTSIRGKTQTTKKAPGGSTPYVKPKSKRYQNNGFPKNKDENNLEEGTGTESRQHLGGNQVPRSSSDVSPSENISDVPRSQTNQDQDKPSFCGEGMNDESNSSRQNAPIVQDVVYCDIEERCPPNTDQVSKGILETEGFNKNEKSSNIQQSCNMYHTLDSTNSNESPVACPEYEGIDNMGRTDSCDFSYDHFNFFNVK, encoded by the coding sequence ATGTCTACTTCTAAAAAACATCTACATGTCAACTCATCACAGGTAAGCCTAAATCCACCTGAACCCGACAGACAGGACGAACAACAAAGTAGGGTTAAAGGAGGAGATACTTCTGTAGCAATGCTCTCACTGGTTGAATGCGCTACGGTCAACAAGGGTAATCACGACACTCGAGATTCGTCTACAGACCTCATCAAATGCGGATCATGGACAGATGATTTTTACACTGACATACCCACCAAGTTGACTCAGATCCCATCGTGTGTTAAATCACAAACCATGAAGAACCGACCACTCCCGGACCGTCCAAAGGATGGATTGATCAAACCTCCTATACCTCCACGCAAGGCTCATACCTTAACTCGAACTGATCAGCTGAGAAATTCTGACACGTACCACAAGCCTTGTACGCCAAATGATATTCACTCTTCGCCTACTTCTATTCGGGGGAAGACACAGACAACCAAGAAGGCACCCGGTGGGTCCACGCCCTACGTGAAGCCCAAAAGCAAGCGTTATCAGAATAATGGCTTCCCGaaaaacaaagatgaaaataaCCTTGAAGAAGGTACCGGTACTGAATCAAGGCAACACCTGGGCGGCAACCAAGTACCTCGAAGTTCTTCAGATGTGTCACCATCAGAAAATATTTCTGACGTACCCAGAAGTCAAACCAACCAAGACCAAGATAAACCTAGCTTTTGTGGAGAAGGTATGAATGATGAATCTAATTCTTCTCGTCAAAACGCCCCTATTGTTCAAGATGTAGTATATTGTGATATTGAGGAAAGATGTCCACCGAATACAGACCAAGTGTCCAAGGGAATCCTTGAAACTGAAGgattcaataaaaatgagaaatcaTCTAACATTCAACAATCTTGTAACATGTATCACACATTGGACTCGACAAACTCTAATGAGAGTCCAGTTGCTTGTCCAGAATATGAAGGTATTGATAACATGGGTAGAACCGATAGCTGCGATTTTTCGTATGATCATTTTAACTTCTTTAATGTCAAGTAA